A genomic stretch from Deinococcus yavapaiensis KR-236 includes:
- a CDS encoding VanW family protein, whose product MRFLPPLVVLSLVSSVGAATYPAFSLKFVTNEPRIEKGRLVEDTIAKRYPVNAALVARSQRIGRLSTDLLPRLSHTFNVIEQRKPKEAYFVNDEGRWIARQQTGWVVDRRATKDNILKAIQAGRHEAEIVLRRVEPKRSVRDWARAGILHHVSGGESNFAGSPSFRVKNILVGAKKLEERYVKPSEEFDFNAYVGEIDKKNGFVPGYVISGGTLEKEDGGGICQVSTTIFRAAYQGGFPITERHEHSHRVKYYDPVGYEATVYAPSKNFKFRNDTKAPLFIQASWDLRSSTLRFDIFGAKPNRKVTVSRPVVTSFKPPAKPSYTADPNQAKGTRRLVDVPMQGMKAAITRRIVQANGEARKDRTVSVYEPWGAVYAVNPRDKRLKAQASN is encoded by the coding sequence GTGAGATTTCTGCCTCCTCTCGTCGTCTTGTCTCTCGTCAGTTCCGTGGGAGCGGCGACATACCCGGCGTTCAGCCTCAAGTTCGTCACGAACGAGCCGCGCATCGAGAAAGGGCGGCTCGTGGAGGACACGATCGCCAAGCGCTACCCGGTGAACGCGGCGCTCGTCGCGCGTTCGCAGCGCATCGGGCGTCTTTCGACGGATCTGCTGCCGAGGTTGTCGCACACTTTCAACGTCATCGAGCAGAGAAAACCGAAGGAAGCGTACTTCGTCAACGACGAAGGCCGCTGGATCGCGCGGCAGCAGACGGGATGGGTCGTGGACCGCCGCGCCACGAAGGACAACATCTTGAAGGCCATCCAAGCCGGAAGGCACGAGGCCGAGATCGTGCTGAGACGCGTGGAACCCAAGCGCTCCGTGCGCGATTGGGCGCGGGCGGGAATTCTCCATCACGTCTCGGGCGGCGAATCGAACTTCGCGGGCAGCCCGTCGTTTCGCGTGAAGAACATCCTCGTGGGCGCCAAAAAGTTGGAGGAACGGTACGTGAAGCCGAGCGAGGAGTTCGACTTCAACGCGTACGTCGGCGAGATCGACAAGAAAAACGGCTTCGTGCCCGGCTACGTGATCTCGGGCGGAACGCTGGAAAAAGAGGATGGCGGCGGGATTTGCCAAGTGAGCACGACGATTTTTCGCGCGGCGTATCAAGGCGGCTTTCCGATCACGGAGCGCCACGAGCATTCGCACCGCGTGAAGTACTACGACCCGGTCGGGTACGAGGCGACGGTGTACGCGCCCAGCAAGAACTTCAAGTTCAGGAACGACACGAAGGCGCCGTTGTTCATCCAGGCGTCCTGGGACTTGCGGAGCAGCACCTTGCGCTTCGACATCTTCGGCGCGAAGCCGAACCGGAAAGTCACAGTGTCGAGGCCCGTCGTGACGAGTTTCAAGCCGCCAGCCAAGCCGTCGTACACGGCGGACCCGAATCAGGCGAAGGGAACGCGGCGTCTCGTGGACGTGCCGATGCAGGGCATGAAGGCCGCGATCACGCGCCGCATCGTGCAGGCCAACGGCGAGGCGCGCAAAGACCGCACGGTGAGCGTCTACGAGCCGTGGGGCGCGGTGTACGCCGTGAACCCGCGCGACAAGCGCCTCAAGGCCCAAGCGTCGAATTGA
- the mqnP gene encoding menaquinone biosynthesis prenyltransferase MqnP — protein MTAKTRFKTLYDLVKFEHTVFALPFAYAGMLLASMQALGRPWPGLGVALWVTLAMVGARTAAMAANRLIDARIDALNPRTANREIPKGKVTPRQATWLTIASLAVLAFSAWQLNPLCLALMPIAVVFLIAYPYTKRFTWLCHVWLGVTDGAAAAGGWIAVTGRFDSGAWLLWLVVIVWMVGLDVIYATQDVDFDRRHGIKSIPARFGVPSALGIARISHLLTFLALVAVGVATAAAWPYFLATLVMGGILAYEHAIVNPKDLTRVNVAFFDANMWLSLTMLVGVVADVAWRALT, from the coding sequence GTGACGGCGAAGACGCGCTTCAAAACTCTGTACGACCTCGTGAAGTTCGAGCACACCGTGTTCGCGTTGCCGTTCGCGTACGCTGGCATGCTGCTGGCGTCCATGCAGGCGCTCGGCAGGCCGTGGCCGGGCCTCGGAGTCGCTCTGTGGGTGACGTTGGCGATGGTGGGTGCGCGGACGGCGGCGATGGCGGCGAACCGTCTCATCGATGCGCGCATCGACGCCTTGAATCCTCGAACGGCGAATCGGGAAATTCCGAAGGGCAAGGTGACGCCGCGTCAAGCGACGTGGTTGACGATCGCGAGTTTGGCTGTTCTGGCGTTTTCGGCGTGGCAGCTCAATCCGTTGTGTCTCGCCCTCATGCCGATCGCGGTGGTCTTCCTCATCGCGTATCCGTACACGAAGCGCTTCACGTGGCTGTGCCACGTGTGGTTGGGCGTGACGGACGGCGCGGCGGCGGCGGGAGGTTGGATCGCCGTGACGGGTCGCTTCGACTCGGGCGCGTGGCTGTTGTGGCTCGTGGTGATCGTGTGGATGGTGGGGCTCGACGTCATTTACGCCACGCAGGACGTCGATTTCGATCGTCGCCATGGAATCAAGAGCATTCCGGCGCGTTTCGGAGTGCCGAGCGCCCTGGGCATCGCGAGAATCTCGCACCTGCTGACGTTTCTCGCGCTCGTGGCGGTGGGCGTGGCGACGGCGGCCGCGTGGCCGTACTTCCTGGCGACGCTCGTCATGGGCGGCATTCTGGCGTACGAGCACGCGATCGTGAATCCCAAGGACTTGACGCGGGTGAACGTGGCGTTCTTCGACGCGAACATGTGGTTGTCGTTGACGATGCTGGTGGGCGTCGTGGCGGACGTGGCGTGGCGAGCGTTGACGTGA
- a CDS encoding adenylate/guanylate cyclase domain-containing protein, producing MSDDSPSSLVPVRSSERHHICALFADVVGSTRLSQTLPLEAYYEVMVEAVQLLILSCAANGGDVLQHQGDSVLALWDARHTPHALEAAFALHDRLGRLVVAKQRGLHLQLHAGVACGEVIFGEIVGARSAYGTPLNLARRLCDLATPGEILLCEETTRRVPPTLVDAGRREVPRGFPPVMISRLLYSPSRGDMKIG from the coding sequence ATGTCCGACGACTCGCCTTCCTCGCTCGTTCCTGTTCGGAGTTCCGAGCGGCACCATATCTGCGCTCTTTTCGCGGATGTGGTAGGAAGCACGCGGTTGTCACAAACGCTTCCGTTGGAGGCTTACTACGAAGTCATGGTGGAGGCTGTCCAACTTCTCATCTTGTCGTGTGCCGCGAACGGAGGTGACGTGTTGCAGCATCAGGGCGATTCGGTGTTGGCGTTGTGGGACGCGCGCCACACTCCTCATGCGCTCGAAGCGGCCTTCGCGTTGCATGACCGTCTCGGACGTCTCGTGGTAGCGAAACAAAGAGGATTGCACTTGCAGTTGCACGCGGGCGTCGCTTGTGGCGAGGTGATCTTCGGCGAAATCGTTGGGGCACGCTCGGCGTACGGAACACCGCTCAACCTCGCCAGACGCCTGTGCGACTTGGCGACGCCCGGAGAAATTTTGCTGTGCGAGGAAACGACGCGCCGCGTTCCTCCTACCCTCGTTGACGCGGGGCGTAGGGAGGTGCCGCGTGGATTTCCGCCCGTTATGATCTCGCGGTTGTTGTACTCACCTTCGAGAGGGGACATGAAAATAGGTTAA
- a CDS encoding response regulator transcription factor encodes MERKPLVLVIEDEKDIARFIELELAAEGYATEVAFDGVTGLSKFREVSPDLVILDLMLPVLDGLEVARRIRKTSNTPIIILTAKDNIQDKVEGLDSGADDYLVKPFSIEELLARVRAHLRRVNPAVTGEVRVADLVMNLDGREIFRGGRRVELSAKEFELLELLARNPGKVFSRFEIEEKVWPEYTGGSNVVDVYIGYLRRKLEEGGERRLIHTVRGVGYVLREE; translated from the coding sequence ATGGAACGCAAGCCGCTCGTGCTGGTCATCGAAGACGAAAAGGACATCGCCCGCTTCATCGAGCTCGAACTCGCTGCCGAGGGCTATGCGACCGAAGTTGCCTTCGACGGCGTGACGGGACTTTCCAAGTTCCGCGAAGTCAGCCCCGACCTCGTCATCCTCGACCTCATGCTGCCCGTCCTCGACGGGCTCGAAGTCGCGCGCCGCATTCGCAAGACCTCCAACACGCCCATCATCATCCTGACCGCCAAGGACAACATCCAAGACAAAGTCGAGGGCCTCGACTCGGGCGCCGACGACTACCTCGTCAAGCCCTTCTCCATCGAGGAGCTTCTCGCGCGCGTGCGCGCCCACCTGCGACGCGTCAACCCCGCCGTCACCGGTGAAGTTCGCGTCGCCGACCTCGTCATGAACCTCGACGGCCGCGAAATCTTTCGCGGCGGACGGCGCGTCGAACTGTCGGCGAAGGAATTCGAACTGCTCGAACTGCTCGCGCGCAATCCCGGCAAGGTCTTCTCGCGCTTCGAGATCGAAGAGAAAGTCTGGCCCGAGTACACGGGCGGCAGCAACGTCGTTGACGTGTACATCGGCTACTTACGACGCAAGCTCGAGGAAGGCGGCGAGCGCCGCCTCATTCACACCGTGCGCGGCGTCGGATACGTGCTGCGCGAAGAGTGA
- a CDS encoding sensor histidine kinase, producing MKLRWRLTLFYTTLLALVLSIIGFAVVHNLRFVLESNAREQLKTTYLNISREGLRHLKSDNTDLTLPVSTDLLTAVDVIPNVTPENFRALPWSTVQALKQPYYVSSNLQPDTPRRANQAPFALTREDFERLKTEPLYILKRASVLRSTSTDKRVPVIMLIGFFPLDRETDATIFDGQVQPSTGILYMAFDLSPTYDVIRLLQPIVLLISIVGVILAGVFAYLLAGRALRPLKFVRDAAESISEKTLRRRVPEPPTGDEVQDLARALNSMLDRLENSFEAQRRFTSDASHELRTPVTAISGHAGYLLRRTNPSAQQSESLTIIKSEADRLSKLIASLLELARSDSGVNPLRRERMLSLIFLDDISRELRPVAQASGAEIRTGGENVEFAADSDKLRQVMINLVSNALKAGAKDVMLSSTKEGSELLLRVADDGPGIPPEHLARLFDRFYRVEESRSRDVGGSGLGLAITKSIVDAHDGIIWIESAVGEGTIVYVKLPIVRVSEELAEEVA from the coding sequence ATGAAGCTTCGCTGGCGCCTCACCCTCTTTTACACGACGCTTCTGGCATTGGTGCTGTCCATCATCGGCTTCGCGGTCGTGCACAACTTGCGTTTCGTTTTGGAGAGCAACGCGCGCGAGCAACTCAAGACGACGTACCTCAACATCAGCCGTGAAGGACTGCGGCACCTCAAGTCCGACAACACCGACCTCACGCTGCCCGTCTCGACGGACCTCCTGACGGCGGTGGACGTCATTCCCAACGTCACGCCCGAGAACTTCCGGGCGCTGCCGTGGTCGACTGTGCAAGCGCTCAAGCAGCCGTACTACGTCTCTTCGAACTTGCAGCCCGACACGCCGCGCCGCGCGAATCAAGCGCCGTTCGCCTTGACGCGCGAGGACTTCGAGCGCTTGAAGACCGAACCGCTGTACATCCTCAAGCGGGCGTCCGTGCTGCGCTCCACGTCCACCGACAAGCGCGTTCCCGTCATCATGCTGATCGGGTTCTTCCCCTTGGACCGAGAGACGGACGCGACGATCTTCGACGGTCAAGTGCAGCCGTCCACTGGCATCTTGTACATGGCGTTCGACCTCAGCCCCACCTACGACGTCATCCGCCTTCTCCAGCCGATCGTGCTGCTGATTTCGATCGTCGGAGTGATTCTCGCCGGGGTCTTCGCGTACCTCTTGGCGGGCCGCGCGCTCAGGCCGCTGAAGTTCGTGCGTGACGCCGCCGAGAGCATCTCCGAGAAGACGCTGCGCCGCCGCGTGCCCGAGCCGCCGACCGGAGACGAGGTGCAGGACTTGGCGCGCGCGCTCAACTCCATGCTCGACCGTCTGGAGAACTCGTTCGAGGCGCAGCGACGCTTCACGTCCGACGCCAGCCACGAACTTCGCACTCCCGTCACGGCGATCAGCGGGCACGCGGGCTACTTGCTGCGGCGCACGAATCCCAGCGCGCAGCAAAGCGAGAGCCTCACGATCATCAAAAGCGAAGCGGACCGCCTCTCGAAGCTCATCGCGTCGCTGCTGGAACTCGCGCGCAGCGACTCGGGCGTCAATCCGTTGCGGCGCGAGCGCATGCTGTCGCTCATCTTCCTCGACGACATCAGCCGAGAGCTGCGACCCGTCGCGCAAGCGAGCGGCGCCGAGATTCGCACGGGCGGCGAGAACGTGGAGTTCGCCGCCGACTCCGACAAGTTGCGGCAAGTCATGATCAACCTCGTCTCGAATGCTCTCAAGGCGGGCGCGAAGGACGTCATGCTGTCATCGACGAAAGAAGGCAGCGAGTTGCTGCTGCGCGTCGCCGACGACGGCCCGGGCATTCCGCCCGAGCACCTCGCGCGGCTCTTCGACCGCTTCTACCGCGTGGAGGAATCGCGGTCGCGCGACGTCGGCGGTTCGGGTCTCGGGCTGGCGATCACGAAGTCCATCGTGGACGCGCACGACGGCATCATCTGGATCGAAAGCGCCGTCGGCGAGGGAACGATCGTGTACGTCAAGCTTCCGATCGTGCGGGTGAGCGAGGAGCTTGCCGAGGAAGTGGCGTGA
- a CDS encoding DUF2089 domain-containing protein, with the protein MSKPLPIPFPGVKEAPVVIELRFPNADVTVRGEFELNEFALLSSENLEFLRLYIKVRGNLKEVERILGVSYPTVRARFDAMLRGIGYEPDLPDPKDEALTLLEKGAISPEEALRRLKK; encoded by the coding sequence ATGTCCAAACCGCTCCCCATTCCTTTTCCCGGCGTCAAGGAAGCGCCCGTCGTGATCGAACTTCGCTTCCCCAACGCCGACGTGACCGTGCGAGGCGAGTTCGAGCTCAACGAGTTCGCGCTGCTGAGCTCGGAGAACCTCGAATTCCTGCGCCTGTACATCAAGGTGCGCGGCAACCTCAAGGAGGTGGAGCGGATCCTCGGCGTGTCGTACCCGACGGTTCGCGCCCGCTTCGACGCGATGCTTCGCGGAATCGGCTACGAGCCCGACTTGCCCGACCCGAAGGACGAGGCGCTGACCTTGCTGGAAAAAGGAGCGATCAGCCCCGAGGAGGCGTTGCGCCGCTTGAAGAAGTAA